One Euphorbia lathyris chromosome 1, ddEupLath1.1, whole genome shotgun sequence DNA segment encodes these proteins:
- the LOC136208755 gene encoding UDP-glycosyltransferase 708G1-like → MSGFSNHKHGHIAVVPSAGMGHLIPFLRLASLLSSHNLKVTIITPNPTVSLSESQTLLHFFTSFPQITQMPFHLLPSHPTPTNSKDPFFYHMERIHQSSHLLLSLLPSLSPPLSALITDVTLTSSLLPITQSLNLPNYILFTSSAQMLTLCLHYHSIMDSIASTDDESLQISIPRSLIPPQLLGKTEDFFKTSFAENGKQMTLSTGILVNTFQSIELSTLNKLNTGGVIAKLPPVIAIGPLVPLIDEKKSQELTWLGRQPAGSVVYVSFGSRTAMSREQLRELGEGLVRSGSRFLWVVKDKKVDTEDEQGLDEIIGSGLMEKMKENGMVLKNWANQEEILGHESIGCFMSHCGWNSVTEAIWNGVRVLAWPQHGDQKMNADIVDKIGLGIWPKKWGWGGEMVVNGTEIAESIKEIMGNEVLRVGALHIQEEAKRAVELGGSSDKELRDLIQTWKQAHVDVVVV, encoded by the coding sequence ATGTCAGGTTTCAGCAACCACAAACATGGTCATATTGCTGTTGTACCAAGTGCTGGAATGGGTCATCTCATACCCTTCCTTAGACTTGCTTCTTTACTTTCATCTCATAATCTCAAAGTAACTATCATTACCCCAAATCCAACTGTCTCTCTTTCTGAATCACAGACCTTACTtcacttcttcacttccttcccTCAAATCACTCAGATGCCCTTTCATCTCCTTCCTTCACACCCCACTCCAACTAATTCAAAAGATCCTTTCTTTTACCATATGGAAAGAATTCATCAGTcctctcatcttcttctttctcttcttccttctctctctcctcctctctCTGCTCTTATCACAGATGTGACCTTAACCTCTTCTCTTCTTCCCATCACTCAATCTCTTAACCTTCCTAATTATATCCTCTTCACTTCATCAGCTCAAATGTTAACACTTTGTCTGCATTACCATTCTATTATGGACTCCATAGCTTCTACTGATGATGAATCTCTCCAGATTTCAATTCCCAGATCATTGATTCCCCCTCAACTTTTGGGGAAAACTGAAGATTTCTTTAAGACCTCCTTTGCGGAGAATGGAAAGCAAATGACTTTATCAACTGGGATTCTGGTTAATACGTTTCAAAGTATTGAGCTTTCAACACTCAACAAGCTAAATACTGGAGGAGTGATAGCGAAATTGCCACCAGTTATAGCAATTGGGCCTTTAGTACCATTGATTGATGAGAAGAAGAGCCAGGAATTAACATGGCTTGGGAGGCAACCGGCGGGATCGGTGGTGTATGTAAGCTTTGGGAGTAGAACTGCTATGTCAAGAGAGCAACTGAGAGAATTGGGGGAAGGATTGGTAAGAAGCGGGAGTAGATTTCTGTGGGTTGTGAAGGATAAGAAGGTTGATACAGAAGATGAACAAGGGTTGGATGAGATAATTGGAAGTGGGTTAATGGAGAAAATGAAGGAGAATGGAATGGTTTTGAAGAATTGGGCAAATCAAGAAGAGATATTAGGACATGAATCAATAGGTTGTTTTATGAGCCATTGTGGGTGGAATTCAGTGACGGAAGCTATATGGAATGGAGTAAGAGTGCTGGCATGGCCTCAACATGGAGATCAGAAGATGAATGCTGATATTGTGGACAAAATTGGACTTGGAATTTGGCCTAAGAAGTGGGGTTGGGGCGGAGAAATGGTTGTTAATGGGACTGAGATTGCAGAAAGTATCAAAGAAATAATGGGGAATGAGGTATTGAGAGTTGGGGCATTGCATATCCAAGAAGAGGCTAAGAGAGCAGTTGAATTGGGTGGCAGTTCGGACAAGGAGCTGAGAGACCTTATTCAGACTTGGAAACAAGCTCATGTAGATGTAGTAGTTGTGTGA
- the LOC136208733 gene encoding cyclic nucleotide-gated ion channel 2 gives MPSLPNFHFSFPRWIGLLLCYTNTSPTHNDTSGDTTNSPALTDENTLPVSNSSIECYACTQVGVPVFHSTSCDQANQPEWVASAGSSLVPIQYRTGTKKYSSTRSQPRVPSGFFGSVLDPRSKRVRTWNRAFLLARGMALAVDPLFFYSLSIGRGGAPCLYMDGGLAAVVTVLRTCVDVVHLCHLWLQFRLAYVSRESLVVGCGKLVWDARSIAKHYFRSLKGFWFDVFVILPVPQVVFWLILPKLIKEEQIKLIMTILLLMFLFQFLPKVYHCIYLMRKMQKVTGYIFGTIWWGFGLNLIAYIIASHVAGGCWYVLGIQRVASCLRLQCERKPNCDLSLACSEEVCYKLFSPGSELGKSCGGNLTEAARHLPMCLDMSGPFRYGIYKTALPVISSNSLAVKILYPIFWGLMTLSTFGNDLEPTSNWLEVIFSICIVLSGLMLFTLLIGNIQVFLHSVMAKKRKMQLRCRDMEWWMRRRQLPSRLRQRVRHFERHKWVALGGEDETDLIQDLPEGLRRDIRRYLCLDLIKKVPWFQNLNDLILDNICDRVRPLVFSEDEKIIREGDPVQRMVFIVRGKIKRSQSLSKGVIATSVLEPGGFLGDELLSWCLRRPFIDRLPASSATFVCLEPTEAFGLDSNNLRYITDHFRYKFANERLKRTARYYSSNWRTWAAVNIQFAWRRYRVRTRRPVNPVTTENGGTDRRLLQYAAMFMSIRPHDHLE, from the exons ATGCCTTCACTGCCCAATTTCCACTTCTCCTTCCCAAGGTGGATTGGACTTCTTCTCTGCTACACCAACACTTCTCCTACTCACAATGACACCTCCGGCGACACCACTAACTCCCCTGCCCTCACTGATGAAAACACTCTCCCCGTCTCCAACAGCTCCATAGAATGTTACGCCTGCACTCAGGTTGGGGTTCCCGTCTTTCATTCAACCAGCTGCGATCAAGCTAACCAGCCTGAATGGGTGGCGTCAGCCGGTTCATCTCTTGTCCCGATTCAATACCGCACCGGTACAAAAAAATACTCATCGACTCGCTCGCAGCCGCGGGTCCCCTCCGGATTCTTCGGTTCCGTTCTCGATCCTCGCAGCAAGCGCGTCCGGACGTGGAATCGCGCGTTTCTTCTCGCGCGTGGGATGGCCTTAGCGGTTGATCCGCTGTTCTTCTACTCTTTATCGATTGGTAGAGGTGGGGCACCGTGCCTGTATATGGACGGCGGATTAGCTGCGGTTGTAACCGTGCTTCGCACGTGTGTGGACGTGGTGCATTTGTGTCATCTGTGGCTGCAGTTCAGGCTGGCGTACGTGTCGAGGGAGTCACTGGTGGTTGGGTGCGGGAAACTGGTGTGGGACGCTCGGAGTATTGCCAAACACTACTTCCGATCTCTGAAAGGCTTCTGGTTCGATGTTTTTGTGATTCTGCCAGTCCCTCAG GTAGTATTCTGGTTAATTCTACCGAAATTGATAAAAGAGGAGCAGATAAAGCTGATAATGACAATACTCCTATTGATGTTCCTGTTCCAATTCCTCCCCAAAGTGTACCACTGCATATATTTAAtgagaaaaatgcaaaaagtCACAGGTTATATCTTCGGCACCATTTGGTGGGGTTTCGGCCTTAATCTTATTGCCTACATCATTGCTTCTCAT GTTGCCGGAGGATGCTGGTATGTTCTTGGAATACAACGGGTGGCATCATGCTTAAGACTGCAGTGTGAACGAAAACCAAATTGTGACCTTTCTTTGGCTTGCTCTGAAGAAGTCTGCTATAAGCTTTTCTCCCCTGGAAGCGAATTAGGAAAATCTTGTGGTGGTAATTTAACTGAAGCTGCCAGACATCTGCCCATGTGCTTAGATATGTCAGGACCTTTCAGATATGGAATTTATAAGACTGCTCTTCCTGTCATTTCTAGCAATTCTTTGGCTGTCAAGATCCTTTATCCCATTTTCTGGGGTTTAATGACACTCAG CACCTTTGGGAATGATCTCGAACCGACAAGTAATTGGCTAGAAGTTATATTCAGTATATGTATAGTGCTTAGTGGTTTGATGCTCTTCACTCTATTGATAGGAAACATTCAA GTGTTTCTCCATTCCGTGATGGCTAAGAAGAGGAAAATGCAGCTGAGATGTCGCGATATGGAATGGTGGATGAGACGGAGGCAGTTACCTTCTCGCTTGAGGCAAAGAGTTCGCCATTTCGAACGCCATAAATGGGTAGCCTTGGGAGGAGAAGATGAGACGGACTTAATTCAGGACTTACCTGAAGGACTCCGCAGAGATATCAGACGCTACCTTTGCCTAGACCTCATCAAGAAG GTTCCTTGGTTTCAAAACTTGAATGATCTTATTCTTGACAACATATGCGATCGAGTCAGACCACTCGTCTTCTCCGAGGATGAAAAG ATAATTAGAGAAGGAGATCCTGTGCAAAGGATGGTGTTCATAGTTCGAGGGAAGATAAAAAGAAGCCAGAGTCTTAGCAAAGGAGTGATAGCAACAAGTGTGCTTGAACCAGGAGGATTTTTGGGTGATGAGCTACTCTCATGGTGCCTTCGCCGTCCATTTATAGACCGGCTACCAGCTTCATCTGCTACATTTGTTTGCTTGGAACCTACAGAAGCATTTGGCCTCGATTCAAACAATCTTCGTTACATCACTGATCATTTTCGCTACAAATTCGCCAACGAACGACTCAAGAGGACAGCAAGATATTACTCGTCCAATTGGCGAACATGGGCAGCAGTAAATATACAATTCGCTTGGCGCAGATACAGGGTGAGGACTAGACGTCCCGTGAATCCTGTTACAACAGAAAATGGAGGCACAGACCGCCGACTCCTTCAGTATGCTGCTATGTTCATGTCAATCAGGCCACATGACCATCTTGAATAA
- the LOC136218842 gene encoding uncharacterized protein — MRSCKTLTRIRSSLPSLHSSNLHFLNSHPVFPFSLRPLPSSFLNFPLLSHSLSAPLDSSNRILSRHYTSIDGAVSVEFAEDVIDKSEDNSEINQTVKHLLNNRDDVSRLMKMQRRSSPLIHDGVEDMEQSNRWFPYLDKFKSGDDVFLTSSEVLEAIDPHIMEERKQRFRNAVDNRSYSVCLVVEGLNDFGNVSATFRSADALGFQSVHVISCDSSKRYKDNRHVSMGSEKWLDIELWDSAQDCFKALKSRGYRIATTHVGIDAVSIYDMDWSCPTAIVVGNENRGISDEALALSDMHCSIPMKGMVDSFNVSVAAGIIMHHAVCDRISRLGSHGDLTTEERQILLAEFSLRHSNSAISIAHEHAKRKADRPMPKL, encoded by the exons ATGAGATCCTGCAAAACCCTAACTCGAATCCGTTCATCTCTTCCTTCCCTCCATAGTTCAAATCTGCATTTCCTCAATTCCCACCCcgtttttcctttctctctccgCCCTCTCCCTTCCTCCTTCCTTAATTTTCCTCTCCTCTCCCATTCCTTATCAGCTCCGCTCGATAGTTCCAACAGAATTCTCTCAAGGCATTATACTTCAATAGACGGAGCAGTCTCAGTAGAATTTGCAGAAGATGTAATAGATAAGTCGGAAGATAACTCTGAGATAAACCAAACAGTAAAGCACTTGTTAAACAACCGCGATGATGTTTCCAGGCTTATGAAAATGCAGAGGAGGAGCTCACCGTTAATCCATGACGGAGTTGAAGACATGGAACAGTCAAACCGGTGGTTTCCGTACTTGGATAAGTTCAAGAGTGGGGATGATGTATTTTTGACCAGTAGTGAAGTGTTGGAGGCCATAGACCCGCATATAATGGAGGAGAGGAAGCAGAGATTTAGAAATGCGGTGGACAACAGGAGCTATTCAGTTTGCCTGGTGGTTGAAGGATTGAATGACTTTGGGAATGTTTCAGCCACGTTTCGGTCTGCTGACGCCCTCGGGTTCCAGTCAGTTCATGTCATTTCATGTGATAGCTCGAAAAG GTACAAAGACAATCGCCATGTTAGTATGGGATCAGAAAAGTGGTTAGACATCGAACTATGGGACTCTGCCCAAGATTGCTTTAAAGCTCTAAAATCACGTGGCTATCGAATTGCCACAACACATGTTGGAATTGATGCA GTATCCATTTATGACATGGACTGGTCTTGCCCAACTGCAATAGTGGTTGGAAATGAAAATAg GGGGATAAGTGATGAAGCACTGGCATTGTCGGATATGCACTGCAGTATCCCAATGAAAGGGATGGTTGACTCTTTCAATGTATCAGTTGCAGCGGGCATCATCATGCACCATGCTGTTTGTGACAGAATTTCTCGCCTG GGCAGTCATGGTGATTTAACAACAGAGGAACGCCAAATCCTACTTGCCGAGTTCTCACTGCGTCATAGCAACAGTGCAATAAGCATCGCCCATGAACATGCAAAGCGAAAGGCAGACAGGCCAATGCCAAAGCTTTGA
- the LOC136208747 gene encoding probable ubiquitin conjugation factor E4 — MATSSKPRRSLQEIEDIILRKIFLVSLTEPPITASPLAYLEMTAAEILSEGKDLRLTRDLAERVLIDRLSGEFPGAEPPFQYLLGCYRRATEEEKKIANMKDKNVKMELESSIRQVKRLFVSYCRIHLGNPDMFPSNSDPKKSNVSPLLPLIFASVDEYNNSGTQPPPPRFLDEFFLDGDFDSLDPILKGLYEDLRGNVIKVSALGNFQHPLRALNYLLTSPVGVKSLVNHPWWIPKGAYLNGRVIEMTSILGPFFHVSALPDHTIFKSEPDVGQQCFSDLSTRRQADLLSSFTTIKTLMTSLYDDLHKALLKILKNSDTRENVLQYLAEVINRNSSRAHIQVDPISCASSGMFVNLSAVMLRLCEPFFDGNFTKRDKIDPKYVFYCNRLDLRGLTALHASSEEVTEWINRENNGKTEFFAQSTDGESRWLQSQEATSSGSGTDKPLSKVNYTFICECFFMTARVLNLGLLKAFSDFKHLIQDISRCEDTLSTMKAMQEQAPSPQLQLDIARLEKELELYSQEKLCYEAQILRDEQLLQDALTFYRLMVVWLVGLVGGFRMPLPAACPMEFASLPEHFVEDAMELLIFASRIPKALDGVLLDDFMNFIIMFMASPAYIRNPYLRSKMVEVLNCWMPRRSGSSATSTLFEGHQLSLEHLVRNLLQVYVDIEFTGSHTQFYDKFNIRHNIAELLEYLWQVPSHRNAWRQIAREEEKGVYLNFLNFLINDSIYLLDESLNKILELKELEAEMSNTAEWERRPAQERQERTRLFHSQENIIRIDMKLANEDVSMLAFTSEQITAPFLLPEMVERVASMLNYFLLQLVGPQRKSLTLKDPEKYEFRPKQLLKQIVHIYVHLAKGDTEQIFPSAISKDGRSYNEQLFGAAAGVLRRIGEDGRVIQEFLELGSKAKVAASEAMDAEETLGEIPDEFLDPIQYTLMKDPVILPSSRITIDRPVIQRHLLSDGTDPFNRSHLTSEMLIPDVELKARIEEFVRSKKLKRHGDEFNMQSSKATIQTTAGAGEMLID, encoded by the exons ATGGCGACCTCTAGTAAGCCTCGAAGGTCTCTCCAAGAAATCGAGGACATAATTCTGCGCAAAATATTTCTAGTTTCCCTCACCGAACCACCGATCACCGCTTCTCCACTTGCTTACTTGGAGATGACTGCAGCTGAGATCCTTAGTGAAGGTAAAGACTTGAGACTCACCCGGGACTTGGCAGAGCGAGTCTTGATTGATCGATTATCGGGTGAATTTCCCGGGGCTGAGCCTCCGTTCCAGTACCTCCTTGGTTGCTACCGCCGGGCCACGGAAGAGGAGAAGAAAATTGCTAATATGAAGGATAAGAATGTCAAAATGGAGTTGGAGTCCTCCATCAGGCAAGTTAAGAGATTGTTCGTTTCCTATTGTAGAATTCATTTAGGGAATCCAGATATGTTTCCTTCTAACTCTGATCCGAAAAAGTCTAATGTCTCGCCGCTTTTGCCCCTAATATTTGCCTCTGTTGATGAGTATAACAACTCTGGAACCCAGCCCCCTCCTCCCCGGTTTTTGGACGAATTCTTTCTGGACGGAGATTTTGATAGCTTGGACCCCATATTGAAGGGGCTTTATGAGGATTTGAGAGGGAATGTTATAAAGGTCTCTGCATTGGGGAATTTCCAGCACCCGTTAAGAGCGTTGAATTATTTGCTTACTTCTCCTGTTGGGGTTAAGTCTCTTGTAAATCATCCATGGTGGATTCCTAAAGGAGCTTATTTGAATGGACGAGTTATAGAGATGACGAGTATTCTGGGACCTTTCTTTCATGTCAGTGCATTGCCTGATCATACCATTTTTAAGAGTGAGCCGGATGTTGG GCAGCAGTGCTTCTCTGACTTGTCAACACGTCGACAAGCTGATTTATTATCTTCCTTCACCACAATCAAGACTCTCATGACTAGTTTATATGATGACCTACACAAAGCTCTCCTCAAGATCCTTAAAAACAGTGACACTCGTGAGAATGTTCTTCAGTATCTTGCTGAGGTGATCAACAGAAATTCTTCAAGAGCCCATATTCAG GTTGATCCTATATCTTGTGCAAGTTCAGGCATGTTTGTCAATCTAAGTGCGGTCATGCTTCGATTGTGTGAGCCTTTTTTTGATGGTAATTTCACCAAAAGGGATAAAATTGATCCGAAATATGTCTTCTACTGTAACCGGTTGGATCTAAG GGGACTGACAGCTCTACATGCATCTTCAGAAGAAGTTACTGAGTGGATTAATAGAGAAAACAATGGGAAAACAGAATTCTTTGCTCAATCTACTGATGGTGAAAGTCGTTGGCTTCAATCCCAAGAAGCCACTAGTTCTGGTAGTGGCACTGACAAACCTTTATCAAAGGTCAATTACACATTCATTTGTGAATGTTTCTTTATGACCGCAAGGGTTCTCAATTTGGGTCTTTTGAAAGCATTTTCAGACTTTAAGCATCTGATTCAG GACATATCAAGATGTGAAGACACACTCTCCACGATGAAAGCAATGCAAGAGCAAGCACCATCTCCACAACTGCAGTTGGATATTGCTCGTCTTGAGAAAGAGTTGGAGTTGTATTCACAGGAAAAGCTTTGCTATGAAGCTCAGATATTAAGG GATGAACAACTTCTTCAGGATGCACTTACTTTTTACCGGTTGATGGTGGTTTGGTTGGTTGGTCTAGTTGGTGGATTTAGAATGCCTCTACCAGCAGCATGCCCAATGGAATTTGCGTCCTTGCCTGAACATTTTGTGGAAGATGCCATGGAATTGCTTATATTTGCTTCTCGGATTCCAAAGGCTTTAGATGGGGTGTTATTG GATGATTTTATGAACTTCATTATCATGTTCATGGCCAGTCCGGCATATATCAGAAACCCTTATCTAAGATCAAAGATGGTTGAAGTGTTGAATTGCTGGATGCCTCGTAGAAG TGGCTCTTCTGCTACATCTACTCTATTTGAAGGGCACCAATTGTCCCTTGAACATCTTGTGAGGAATCTCTTGCAGGTCTATGTTGACATCGAGTTCACAGGCTCTCACACCCAG TTTTATGACAAGTTCAATATCCGACATAATATAGCTGAACTTCTTGAGTACCTGTGGCAAGTCCCTAGTCATCGAAATGCATGGAGACAG ATTGCTAGAGAAGAGGAAAAGGGCGTCTATTTGAATTTCTTGAACTTCTTGATCAATGATAGCATATATCTTCTTGATGAGAGTCTAAACAAAATTCTTGAACTTAAAGAATTGGAAGCTGAGATGTCGAACACTGCAGAATGGGAGAGAAGACCAGCCCAAGAGAGGCAGGAGAGAACCCGGCTATTCCACTCTCAAGAGAAT ATCATTCGGATTGATATGAAGTTGGCAAATGAAGATGTTAGCATGTTAGCATTCACATCTGAGCAAATTACAGCACCTTTCTTACTTCCTGAAATG GTAGAAAGAGTGGCTAGCATGCTCAATTACTTTTTATTACAGTTAGTGGGTCCCCAAAGAAAATCTCTAACCCTTAAAGATCCTGAGAAATATGAATTCCGTCCGAAACAGTTGCTTAAACAG ATTGTCCATATATATGTTCATCTGGCAAAGGGTGATACAGAACAAATATTTCCATCTGCCATCTCAAAGGATGGCCGATCATACAATGAGCAG TTATTTGGTGCTGCAGCTGGAGTCCTCAGGAGAATCGGGGAAGATGGGAGGGTTATACAGGAATTCCTCGAACTTGGTTCGAAAGCCAAAGTAGCAGCTTCCGAGGCCATGGATGCTGAAGAAACCCTTGGAGAGATACCAGATGAATTTCTTGACCCAATCCAA TATACTCTGATGAAGGACCCTGTGATCTTACCATCTTCAAGGATCACAATAGACAGGCCTGTCATTCAAAGACATCTTCTTAGCGATGGC ACTGATCCATTCAACCGGTCCCATCTGACATCGGAAATGCTGATTCCAGATGTGGAATTAAAGGCAAGAATAGAGGAATTTGTTAGGTCCAAAAAATTGAAAAGGCATGGAGATGAGTTCAACATGCAAAGTTCTAAAGCAACAATACAAACAACAGCTGGAGCTGGAGAAATGTTAATTGATTAG
- the LOC136208741 gene encoding phosphatidylinositol 3,4,5-trisphosphate 3-phosphatase and protein-tyrosine-phosphatase PTEN1, with protein MKKSILSAMGLNVAKHRSSSLQPSLINYLTKSIFLRNLVSKHRRRMLVAGYDLDMSYITDRLLAMSFPAERMRAMYRNPLWQVKSVLDMRHFGHYKVYNLCIEESYDPIHFHGRVETYPFDDNHVPHLDMVKQFCESVHSWLSQDSRNIAVVHCMAGKGRTGLMVCAYLVYCGMTAEEALQLYANKRTTNNEGVSIPSQRRYVGYWGNILSFPNGAGNGPPRVILPECSGRELRRIRLYDMVNIESIFFVVSELQQVEGQIYRPQVELFRGCCRQIKKGYHRNNSPRYFVSFIEEGIESQTEEAEPRVVVQMDTERPINDQKSCLEYYFNKPITVKGDVQVIFYMKMIGSRLFYVCFNTAFIKNSLLQCSVRDLDKVGKKGKSICGSAFCMEMLFGPANSNTSFNSSDTNERDFSDDCFINEDEDEDQH; from the exons ATGAAAAAATCCATTCTATCAGCAATGGGTTTGAACGTTGCAAAGCATAGGAGCTCATCTTTGCAACCTTCATTGATAAATTATCTCACAAAAAGTATTTTTCTTCGAAATTTGGTATCGAAGCATCGTAGACGAATGCTGGTTGCCGGATATGATCTTGATATGTCGTATATAACCGATAGACTGTTAGCTATGTCATTCCCTGCAGAACGTATGCGTGCTATGTATCGAAATCCTCTGTGGCAGGTCAAATCTGTGCTGGACATGAGACATTTCGGGCACTACAAG GTGTATAATTTGTGTATCGAGGAATCGTATGATCCCATACATTTCCATGGTCGAGTAGAGACATATCCTTTTGATGACAATCATGTACCACATCTGGACATGGTGAAGCAATTTTGTGAAAGTGTTCATTCTTGGCTATCACAGGACTCTAGAAATATTGCAGTGGTGCACTGCATG GCAGGTAAAGGCCGAACAGGACTCATGGTCTGTGCCTACCTCGTCTACTGTGGCATGACAGCAGAGGAGGCTCTTCAGTTGTATGCAAATAAAAGGACTACCAACAATGAAGGA GTGTCAATACCAAGCCAACGGCGATACGTGGGATATTGGGGAAACATACTTTCATTTCCAAATGGAGCTGGAAACGGACCTCCTAGAGTAATATTACCTGAATGTAGTGGAAGAGAGCTCAGACGAATTCGTCTCTATGACATGGTTAACATTGAATCTATCTTCTTTGTAGTCTCAGAGTTGCAACAG GTAGAGGGGCAGATATACCGTCCACAGGTGGAGTTATTTAGAGGTTGTTGCAGACAAATTAAAAAAGGATATCATAGAAACAATAGTCCACGGTATTTTGTATCCTTCATTGAAGAAGGAATAGAGTCTCAAACAGAAGAGGCAGAGCCTCGTGTAGTTGTACAAATGGACACAGAACGTCCTATAAATGATCAAAAGAGTTGCCTTGAGTACTATTTCAACAAACCTATAACA GTTAAAGGAGATGTGCAGGTGATATTCTACATGAAAATGATAGGAAGTCGACTGTTCTATGTGTGCTTTAACACAGCATTCATAAAGAATAGCTTGCTGCAGTGTTCAGTGAGGGATTTGGATAAAGTAGGGAAGAAGGGGAAGTCAATATGTGGATCAGCCTTCTGTATGGAGATGCTTTTTGGACCAGCAAATTCAAACACTTCATTTAATTCTTCTGATACCAATGAGAGGGATTTCAGTGACGATTGCTTTAtaaatgaagatgaagatgaagatcaacACTAG